In Kogia breviceps isolate mKogBre1 chromosome 7, mKogBre1 haplotype 1, whole genome shotgun sequence, a single window of DNA contains:
- the POU2AF1 gene encoding POU domain class 2-associating factor 1 — protein sequence MLWQKPTAPEQAPAPPRPYQGVRVKEPVKELLRRKRGHASSGPPVAPTAVVLPHQPLATYTTVGPSCLDMEVSASTVTEEGALCAGWLSQPAPATLQPLAPWAPYTEYVSHEAVSCPYSADMYVQPVCPSYTVVGPSSVLTYASQPLITNVTTRSAATPTVGPQLEGPEHQAPLTYFPWPQPLSTLPTSTLQYQPPAPALPGPQFVQLPISIPEPVLQDVEDPRRAISSLTIDKLLLEEEDSDTYALNHTLSVEGF from the exons CCACAGCTCCAGAGCAAGCCCCGGCCCCACCCCGGCCGTACCAGGGCGTGCGGGTGAAGGAGCCAGTGAAGGAGCTGCTGCGGAGGAAACGTGGCCATGCCAGCAGCGGGCCGCCAGTGGCACCGACCGCG gtggtgctGCCCCATCAGCCCCTGGCGACCTACACCACAGTAG GTCCTTCCTGCCTTGACATGGAGGTCTCTGCTTCCACAGTGACGGAGGAGGGGGCCCTGTGTGCCGGCTGGCTCTCCCAGCCCGCCCCGgccaccctccagcccctggccccaTGGGCACCCTATACGGAATATGTGTCCCATGAGGCTGTCAGCTGCCCCTACTCAGCTGACATGTATGTGCAGCCCGTGTGCCCCAGCTACACGGTCGTGGGACCCTCCTCGGTGCTGACCTACGCCTCCCAGCCGCTCATCACCAATGTCACG ACGAGAAGTGCTGCCACACCCACAGTGGGACCCCAGCTGGAGGGCCCAGAGCACCAGGCACCTCTCACCTATTTCCCGTGGCCTCAGCCCCTGTCCACGCTGCCCACCTCCACCCTGCAGTAccagcctccagccccagccctgccggGGCCCCAGTTTGTCCAGCTCCCTATCTCTATCCCGGAGCCAGTCCTTCAGGACGTGGAAGACCCCAGGAGAGCCATCAGTTCCCTGACCATCGATAAGCTGCTTTTGGAGGAAGAGGATAGCGATACCTACGCGCTCAACCACACGCTTTCCGTGGAAGGCTTTTAG